The Streptomyces sp. NBC_01298 genome contains the following window.
TCCCAGGCGTCCGCGGACCATCCCGACCATGGCGTTGAGCTCTTCGATCCGCATCCGCTTGGCGGCGACGAGGAACACCGCCGCCAGGGCGATGCCGCCGGCCACCAGGGCGGTGAGGGAGCCGAGGGCTCCGCTGCCGATGAAGTGCAGGACGGCGAAGGCGACGGCGCCGGCCACCGCGGCGGCGGGGACGCAGGCGCCGATGAGCCGGGTGTAGGTGCGCGCCACGTGCGCCCCGTCGAGGTCCCCGCCGAGGCGGGTGCGCAGGCGGCGCCAGGCGACACCGACGCCCACGGCGTAGCCGAGGCCGTAGGCGGCGGCCATGCCGACGACGGCCCAGCGTGCGGGGAGCACGAAGAAGGCCACGGCGGACATGCCCGCGTTGACCGCGGCCACGATGACCGTGTTGTAGAAGGGCGTCCGGGTGTCCTCGTAGGCGTAGAAGCCGCGCAGGACCACGTACTGGACGGAGTAGGGGATCAGTCCGAGGCCGAAGGCCATCAGGATGAAACCGATGTTCTGGGCGCTCTCCGAACCTGAACCGGCGTACAGCAGACCGGCCATGGGGACGCCCAGGGCCAGGAACGCGAAGGCGCAGGGCACGATCGCGACGGCCGAGGTGCGCAGCCCGTAGGAGATGTCGTCACGGACGGCGGCGGCGTCGCCGTCGTGGGCGGAGCGGGAGATGCGCGGCAGGACGGCGGTCATGACGGAGACGGTGATGATGGCCTGCGGCATCTGCCAGAGCAGCAGGGCGTAGTTGTAGCCGGTGATGCCGGTACCGCCGTGGCCCTGCTTGTCGGCCACCTCGCCCGCCCAGGTGGCGAGCTGGGTGACGACGATGAGGCCGAGCTGGTTGGCGAGGACGAAGAAGAACGTCCACTTGGCCAGACCGGCGGCCTTGCCGAGGCCGTGGCCCTTCCAGTCGAACCGCAGGCGCGGCCTGAAGCCGGCGTCCCGCAGGTAGGGAAGCATCGCCAGGGACTGGACGACCAGTCCGAGCAGAGTGCCCAGGCCCAGCAGCCGCACGCCGTCGGGGGTGATGCCGGCCTCGGTGACGCCCGTGGTGGTGAAGCCGCCGAAAGCCCAGATGAAGGCGCCGAAGGTGGCGATGACGACGATGTTGTTGAGGACCGGGGTCCACATCATCGCGCCGAACCGGCCGCGGGCGTTGAGGATCTGACCGAGGACCACGTGCACGCCCATGAAGAACATGGTGGGCAGGCAGTAGTGGGCGAAGGCGACGGCGACGTCCAGCCGGGCCGGGTCGTCGGCGATCTTCTGCGACATCATGCCGATGAACAGCGGTGCCGCGAGTACGCACACCACGGTGACGGCGCCCAGCAGGACCATGACGAGGGTCAGCAGGCGGTTGGCGTAGGCCTCTCCCCCGTCCTCGTCGTTCTTCATCGCCCGCACCAGCTGCGGGATGAAGACGGCGTTGAGGGCGCCGCCGCCGACCAGGACGTAGATCATCGTCGGCAGGGTGTTGGCGACCTGGTAGCTGTCGTTGAGGGTGGCGACGCCGATGGCCCCGGCGATCACCAGGGTCCGCATGAAGCCGGTGATGCGGGAGACGATGGTGCCGGCGGCCATCAGGGCGCTGGACTTGAGCAGGCTGGAGGCGCGTCCGGCGGGCTTGCTCGGTGCCGGGGCGGCCACCGGGGCGTCCTCCGCGGGGGTGCGCGGCGCCGCGTCCTGGTCCCGGTACAGGTGGGCGAAGGCGTCGGGGCGGGGGTCCTGGTCGGCGGCCTTGGTCACGAGGGAGTCCACGCCGACGAACTGCGTGGTCGTCGCGTGGTCGCCGTAGGGCAGGTGCCGGGACGGGCCGTCCGGCTCGGGCGGCGGAGTCTGGGCCCATACCCGGGGGTCCGGGGCGTACGAGGGGGCCGCCGGGGCCGCGTAGAGCGGACCGGGCTCCTGGAAGGTGCCGGGCGGTGGCGGCGGGTGCGAGGCCCGGTCGTACAGGACCTCCGCCACGGGGTCCTGGGCGGAGAGGTCCTGCGCCCGGTACGGGTCGTAGGCGTAGGCGTCCTGGACATAAGGGTCGTGGTCCGGCGCTTGCGCGGGCGCGGGAACCTGTCCCGGCACCTGGGCGCCGGGGGCAGTGCCCTGGGAGGGCGCGGGCCCGCCAGTGCCCTGCGCACGGTCACCTTCGTACGGCGCGTTCATCGAAACCCCACCTCATCGTCCCCAGGCCGACCGGCCACGGCGTCGCTCAACGGTCCACTGTCTCACCCGTGCCGGACGGGTCCGCGCTTTGCGGTCCGGTGTCCGGGGACTCGTCACTCTGCTGCGTGCTCTCCTCCGCGGCGGCGCGTGCCGCGACACGCTTGCGACTGGCGTACATCTTGATGCCGGCCAGCACGAGGAGGAGGACACCGCCAGCGATGACGAGCATGACGGTCGGGGTCACCTCGGTGGCTTCGACGGTGAACTTGCGGGCCTTGCCGTAGGGCACGCCGTCGGTGGTGAAGAGCTGGGCCGTCACCTCGACCGGGCCGCTCGCGGTGGCGTTGGCGGGGAACTTCACGGTCTGGCTGTGCCCGCCCTGGATCGCGACTTCCTGCTGGGCCTCACCGCTGTCGCCGAACATCAGCCGGGTCGGGTTGGCGGACCGCAGCCGCAGGACCAGGTTGTGGGTGTCCTGGACGAGGCTGTTCTGGACCGTGACCGGGATGGTCGCGCTGTGTCCGGAGAGCGTCGCGTCGGACTTGGGGATGATCTTGACCTTCTCGGTGAGCCGGATCAGGTACTCCTGCACCTGGTCCCGGTACTCGCGCGCCGCGTCGGGGCGGCCGCGCCACGAGGAGGACATCTCCCGGTTGGTGGTGTTGCCGAAGGGGATCTCGACGCGGTCGGGCGCCGTCAGGATCACCTTGAAGTGGTCCAGGGTGGTCTCGGTGGTGCGGATCTTCTCGAAGGCGGAGACCGGCAGTTCCTGCTTGCTCAGCGCTTCGGGGTACTGGCCGGCTCCGGGCACCTGGGTGGCGGCACGGGGGTCGGGAGTCGCGGCGGCGGCCGCCTCCAGGTCCACGGCCTGGCTCCAGCGGCCCGACTGCAGACCCCGGATGGCGGCGGCCATCGTCTGCGCCTGGCTGGCGCTGGGCATGCGCTGCGGGGCGACGACGAAGCTGCGCTGGCTGTCGGCCTCCTGCAGGTTCAGGGCGAGGGACTGGGCGAGGAACTGCTGCACCGCGGCGGTGGAGTTCCCGGCGCGGAGCATGTCGCCCTGGAAGGCGGTGGACAGGTCGGCGTCGGCGACGACGGCCGTGGTGCCCGCGCCGATGGGCCGTGCGGCCGACGGGGTGTAGCCCAGGGAACCGGTCTCCTGGAGGCTGTCGCTGCGGGTGAGGACGTTGTGGGCGCCGGCCGACGTCGCGACGTTCACGATCGACGGGTCGATCGCCCCGTCGACGGGCCAGGAGAAGTCGGTGGTCGCGGGGACGTGCAGGACCGTCTCGACGGCGTCCTTCGCCTTGTCGGTGGCGGGCCGCAGCTGTCCCAGGGTGCCGGAGACGTCCTTGCCGCGGTGGGCGAGCGAGGCGATGTCCGGGTCCGCGAAGGGCAGTGCCACGACCTTCTTGCCCTGGACGGCGCTTTCCAGGGCGCTCAGCCACTGCTCGGCGATGGCCTTGTTCTTGCCCTGGACGGTCCGGCCGTCGGGGGTGCGGACCCGGTAGCCCTTGGTCATGGCGTCGACGGTGTAGAGCAGGTCCGGGTCGATCACCCAGGTGATCGGAAGGTCCTTGCCGAGAGCGACCATCTGCTCCAGGCGGCCGCCGGGCCTCAGCTCGTCGGCGAGGCCGTCGTCGAGGAAGACGGGGGTCTGCAGCTCGTCCGAGCCGGTCTCCGAGGTCAGGTGAGTGGTGGAGATCAACGGCCAGACGTACGCGAGCTGGGAACGCTTGGCGGCGGCCTCCGGCTGCCAGGGCAGGAAGGTCCGCTTGATGCCGAGGACCTGCTCGTACTGGCGGCTCTCGGTCTCCCCGGACAAGGAGACGCCGAGCTGGTAGACGCCGTCCTCGTCCAGGTCCAGCTTGTTCACCGGCACCTTGAGGGTGAAGGGCTGGCTGACCTTGGAGGGCAGCGAATCGATCTTCACGGCGAATTCGGCGCCGACCTCCGCCGGGTCGGCGCCGGCCCGGAACGCGCCGCGTTCCGCGGCCTCGTCGATGGAGCTGCGGTCCCCCAGGGCCGGCCCGACCCGCAGACCCACGTGCGCGTCGGTGATCTTCTCGGAGCCGTTGTTGACCACGGTGCCCGTGATGGTGAGGGTGTCGCCCTTGACCGGGGCGGTGGGAGCCAGGCCGTCGAGCTGGATGTCGACGGCGGCTGCCGCCGTGTCGGTGGCCTGCGCTTCGGGAGCGTGCGAGTAGACCAGGCCGGCGAGTACCGGCGTCCCGGCGAGCAGGACGACCGCGCGCCGCAGCCAGCGTCGCCGGGCAGGAGCGGGCGCCCCCTGGATGTCTGCCGCCTCGGCCAACGCGCTCGCCCGTCCCTCGGAGTGTCAGTGGTCGTCGTTTGTGCGTCCACGCATGGTAACGAGGCCCGCTGTGCGCGAGTGCCGCGCCTTGCTCCACATGATCGGGTCCGCCCCGGAGCGGCCGTGGGCCGGGGTGGCCGCAAAACACGGGCGCTCATGGCGGGCCGGGCACGTACCCTTTTCTGTTGTGCCGAACGCCAACGAAGACAACCCCAGTGTCCTGAATCACGGGCAGGCCCGCGCAGTGAGCGAACTGCTGCGGATCGCCCCTGTCGCCGACGAGCTCGGCCGCCGTTTCCAGGAGGCGGGTTTCCGTCTCGCCCTGGTCGGCGGGTCCGTCCGCGACGCGCTGCTCGGGCGCCTCGGCAACGACCTCGACTTCACCACCGACGCCCGCCCCGAGGACGTCCTCAAGATCGTCAGGCCGTGGGCCGACTCGGTCTGGGACGTCGGCATCGCCTTCGGCACGGTCGGTGCGCAGAAGGAGGCCCGCGTCGGAGACGCTGATAAGAGCTTCCAGATCGAGGTGACCACCTACCGCTCGGAGTCCTACGACCGGACCTCGCGCAAGCCCGAGGTCTCCTACGGCGACTCCATCGAGGAAGACCTCGTCCGCCGCGACTTCACGGTGAACGCGATGGCCGTCGCGCTTCCCGAGAAGGAGTTCATCGACCCGCACGGCGGTCTGGAAGACCTCCGGGCGGGGGTGCTGCGTACTCCTGGCACCGCCGAGGACTCCTTTTCCGACGACCCGCTGCGGATGCTGCGGGCGGCGCGGTTCGCCGCCCAGCTCGACTTCGAGGTCGCCCCGGACGTGGTGACGGCGATGACGGAGATGTCCGGCCGCATCGAGATCGTCTCGGCCGAGCGGATCCAGGGCGAGCTGAACAAGCTCCTGCTGTCCGCGCACCCGCGCAAGGGCCTGGGCCTGCTCGTGGACACGGGACTGGCCGAGCACGTGCTGCCGGAGCTTCCGGCGCTGCGCCTGGAGAGCGATGAACACCACCGGCACAAGGACGTCTACGACCACTCGCTGATCGTGCTGGAGCAGGCGATCGCGCTGGAGGAGGACGGCCCGGACCTGGTCCTGCGGCTCGCGGCCCTGCTGCACGACATCGGCAAGCCCCGGACCCGAAAGTTCGAGAGCGACGGACGGGTCTCCTTCCACCACCACGAGATGGTGGGCGCGAAGATGACCAAGAAGCGCATGACCGCGCTCAAGTACTCGAACGACATGGTCAAGGACGTGGCCCGGCTGGTGGAGCTGCACCTGCGCTTCCATGGCTACGGGGACGGGGAGTGGACCGACTCGGCCGTGCGGCGCTACGTCCGCGACGCCGGTCCGCTGCTGGACCGTCTGCACAAGCTGACGCGTTCCGACTGCACCACGCGCAACAAGCGCAAGGCGAACGCGCTCTCCCGCACCTACGACGGGCTGGAGGAGCGCATCGCCCAGCTGCAGGAGAGGGAGGAGCTGGACGCGATCCGGCCCGACCTCGACGGCAACGAGATCATGCGGGTCCTCGACGTGGGACCTGGACCGGTGATCGGCAAGGCATACGCGTTCCTGCTGGAGCTGCGGCTGGAGAACGGTCCCATGGAGCACGACGCGGCGGTCGCCGCGCTCAAGGAGTGGTGGGCCGCACAGGCCTGAGGGGCTCCGCGCCGCGATGTTTCACGTGAAACATCGCGGCGCGGAGCCGGTCGTACCGCGATCAGGGCGATGTTTCACGTGAAACATCGCCCTGCCTCATGAGGAGTGCCGCGGTCGCGGCGTAGAGCATCGCCACCCCGAGGATCAGGGGGACGGAGTGCCCGTCGAGGGGGAGCACGAGAGCGGCCACCCCGGCGGCGCCGACGAAGGCGGCGTTGAAGAGCACGTCGTAGACCGAGAAGACGCGGCCGCGGAAGGCGTCGTCCACCTGGGACTGCACGATGGTGTCGGTGGAGATCTTGGCCCCCTGGGTGGCCAGGCCCAGCACGAAGGCTGCTGCCAGCATCGGTCCGGGCGCGAAGAACAGGCCGAGCGCCGGCACCAGCACCGCGGCGCCCGCGGCGCACAGGGTGATGGCGCCGAGGGAGCCCAGCCGGCCCACCAGCCAGGGAGTGACGACGGCGGCCGCGAAGAATCCGGCGCCGGAAACTCCGACCGTGATGCCCAGCAGCGCCAGCCCGTCGGCCTCGGTGTCCGACCAGGCGTAGCGGCAGAGCATGAGCAGCGTGACGAACAGGGCCCCGTAGCAGAACCGCATGACGGTCATGGCGGTGAGCGCCCGGGCCGCCTCGCGCCGGGAGGCCAGGTGCCGCAGTCCCTCGATCAGGCCCCGTACGGTGAGGGCGATCCCCTGCCGGACCGTCGGGTTGATCCGGCCGGGAGGATGGTCGGGCCCGAGCAGGTCCAGGGCGAGGCGCAGGGAGGCCAGGGCCGCACAGAGGTAAAGGCCGGCTCCGAGGAGCACGACCAGGGCGTCGGACTCGTCGGCCAGGATCCGGACGAGGAAGGCCAGGCCCCCGCCGGCGACGGCGGCGAGCGTTCCCGCGGTGGGTGACAGGGCGTTCGCGGTGACCAGCTGGTCGGGTGCGACGACCCGCGGCAGGGAAGCGGCCAGCCCGGCCAGGACGAAGCGGTTGACCGCGGTCACGGACAGGGCCGAGGCGTAGAAGAGCCAGTCGGGGACGTGCGCGACGATCAGCATGCCGGTGATGCAGGCGAGGAAGGCGCGCAGCAGGTTGCCGTAGAGGAAGACCTGGCGGCGGCGCCAGCGGTCCAGCAGGACTCCGGCGAAGGGGCCGATCACCGAATAGGGCAGCAGGAGGACCGCCATGGCCGAGGCGATGGCCGCGGGTGAGGCCTGCTTCTCCGGGGAGAAGACGACGTAGGCGGCCAGCGCGACCTGGTAGACGCCGTCGGCGGCCTGGGACAGCAGCCGTACGGCGAGCAGGTTGCGGAAGTCCCGCAGACGCAGGAGTACGCGCAGATCACGTACGACAGCCATGAGGGAAAGGGTCACATACGCGGAGGGTCCCCGGGCATATTGCCCGGGGACCCTCCGCGGAAGAACTGCCGAAGTCCAGGTGTCCTCGCGGACGCCGGGTTCGACTAGCGCTCGACCTCGCCCTTGATGAACTTCTCGACGTTCGCGTAGGCCTCGTCGTCGAAGTACTGCACCGGCGGGGACTTCATGAAGTAGCTCGAAGCCGACAGGATCGGGCCACCGATGCCGCGGTCCTTGGCGATCTTCGCGGCGCGCAGGGCGTCGATGATGACACCGGCGGAGTTCGGGGAGTCCCACACCTCGAGCTTGTACTCGAGGTTCAGCGGGACGTCGCCGAAGGCGCGGCCTTCGAGGCGGACGTAGGCCCACTTGCGGTCGTCGAGCCACGCCACGTAGTCCGAGGGACCGATGTGGACGTTCTTCTCGCCGAGCTCGCGGTCGGGGATCTGCGAGGTGACGGCCTGAGTCTTGGAGATCTTCTTCGACTCGAGGCGGTCGCGCTCCAGCATGTTCTTGAAGTCCATGTTGCCGCCGACGTTGAGCTGCATGGTGCGCTCAAGACGGACACCGCGGTCTTCGAACAGCTTCGCCATCACGCGGTGCGTGATGGTGGCGCCGACCTGCGACTTGATGTCGTCGCCGACGATCGGGACACCGGCCTCGGTGAACTTGTCCGCCCACTCCTTGGTGCCGGCGATGAAGACCGGGAGGGCGTTGACGAACGCGACCTTGGCGTCGATGGCGCACTGGGCGTAGAACTTCGCCGCAGCCTCGGAACCCACCGGCAGGTAGCAGATCAGGACGTCGACCTGGCGGTCCAGAAGGGTCTGGACGATGTCGACCGGGGTCTCGGCCGACTCCTCGATGGTCTCGCGGTAGTACTTGCCGAGACCGTCCAGGGTGTGGCCGCGCTGAACGGTCACGCCCGCACTCGGGACGTCGCAGATCTTGATGGTGTTGTTCTCGCTGGCGCCGATGGCGTCCGAAAGGTCGAGGCCGACCTTCTTCGCGTCGACGTCGAACGCGGCGACGAACTCGATGTCGCTGACGTGGTAGTCGCCGAACTGGACGTGCATCAGACCGGGGACCTTGGCCGCCGGGTCGGCGTCCTTGTAGTACTCGACGCCCTGCACCAGCGAGGCGGCGCAGTTGCCTACGCCGACGATGGCTACGCGAACCGAACCCATTCCGGTTGCTCCCTGTTTGTTCTCGGAGGAGGCCTGCGAGATGCAGACCTCACTTTGCAGTTTCGTCGGACGGACCGGGTCGTCTCTGATCCCGTCCCGCCCGCTCACTCTCAATGAGCTCGTTCAGCCAGCGCACTTCGCGCTCCACGGATTCCATGCCGTGGCGTTGCAGCTCGAGCGTGTAGTCGTCGAGCCGCTCGCGTGTGCGAGCCAGCGAGGCGCTCATCTTCTCCAGGCGCTCCTCAAGGCGGCTGCGACGGCCTTCCAGCACCCGCATGCGTACGTCTCGTTCGGTCTGACCGAAAAAGGCGAAGCGGGCGGCGAAGGACTCGTCCTCCCAGGCATCGGGGCCCGTGTGGGAGAGGAGCTCCTCGAAGTGCTCCTTACCTGCGGCCGTCAACCGGTAGACGATCTTGGCGCGGCGCCCTGCGAGTGAAGCGGCGAGAGCGTCCTCCGGGGCATTGCCCGGCTCTTCGATCAACCAGCCGTTGGTGACGAGCGTCTTGAGGCAGGGGTAGAGCGTCCCGTAGCTGAACGCTCTGAACACCCCCAGCGAGGTGTTGAGCCGCTTGCGCAGCTCGTAACCGTGCATGGGGGATTCGCGAAGCAGGCCGAGAACAGCGAACTCAAGAATGCCTGAGCGCCTGCTCATCAGCTTGCCCTTCCCCTGCCTCGGAGTCTTTATGTCGAGCTGATGTATCGACTCGATACATCCAGACGATAGAACGGGTAGCCCTCAGCTACAAGTGGTGACACGGTGACCGGCGTCACATCGTCGATTTGGGTGAGGCAAGTTGCCTGATTTGGGGTGAACTTCGGCACTGATTCGCTTTTGCGCGTGCGTAGTCTGTGCGCCATGACACCGGGGGGACCGGAACTCACCTGCCGCTTCCAGGCCACTCGCCTGCCCGAGGAGTAGTCGTTCGATGAGCGAGCACCGCCGCAAACCGCAACAGCCCCAGAGCGGTGGCCGCGCCGCCGCCCGTAGGGCTGCCCAGCAGCGCCCGTCCAGGGGCGCCGGGCGCGACGTCCCCACCGCGTCACCCAGCGGGTCGTACGGGCAGCAGCCGGGCCACGGCAGCCGGGCGGACGCCCGGAGGGCCGCCGGCCGCGCCCCGGCGGGACGGGGCCGTGGCGCCGCGGGCGCCGGCCGCCCCAAGCGGTTCATCAACTACCCGCGGGGCGAGAAGACCGGCTGGCAGCGCTTCGTCCCCTCCTGGAAGCTCGTCTGCGGCAGCATCCTGGGCTTCTTCGCGATGATCACGGCAGGCGCCGGCATCGGCATCGCCATGGTGAACACGCCCGACGTGAACAAGACGGCCAAGGCGCAGAACAACGTCTTCTACTGGGAAGACGGCACCCAGATGGTCGCGACCGGCGGCTCAGTCAACCGCCAGATCGTCCCCATCGACAAGATCCCCCGGTCCATGCAGAACGCCGTGATCGCGGCGGAGAACGAGTCCTTCGATTCGGACAAGGGCGTCGACCCGATGGGCATCGCCCGCGCCGTGTGGAACATGGCCAAGGGCGGCTCCACCCAGGGCGGCTCCACGATCACCCAGCAGTACGTGAAGAACCAGTACCTGGACGCGGACCAGACGCTCAAGCGCAAGGTCACCGAACTCTTCATCTCCATCAAGCTGGGTACCACCGAGGAGAAGAACGTGATCCTCGCCGGCTACCTGAACACCGCCTACTACGGCCGTGACGCCTACGGGATCCAGGCGGCCGCGCGCGCCTACTTCGGCAAGGACTGCAACGACCTCACGCCCTCCGAGAGCGCCTTCCTCGCGGCCGTGCTCAAGGGCCCGAACCTCTACAACCCCGACGGCGGCATCGGCTCCGCGGCCACGCCCGAACAGAACACCAAGCGGGCCCAGGACCGCTGGACCTGGGTCCTGAACCGCGAGGTCACGGTCGGGCGCATGCAGCAGGCCGAGCGGGACAAGTACAAGACCTTCCCCACCTTCGTCGAATCCGCCCAGGCCGCCGGCATGACCGGGCAGATCGGCTACCTGGTCGACACCGCCAACCTGTACCTGGCGAAGAAGGGCGTCAAGGCCGAGGACCTGGCCAAGGGCGGCTACCAGATCCACACCACCTTCAAGAAGAGCAAGGTGGATGCGCTGGTAAAGGCAGTCGAAAACACCCGCGACGGGCTGCTCGACGAGAAGAAGCGGCCCAAGACCGACACCTTCGTGCAGTTCGGCGCGGCCTCGGTGGACGTGAAGACCGGAGCCCTCGTCGCCCTGTACGGCGGTCCCGGCATCGACAAGAAGCACTTCAACAACAACGCCAACACCTCGGGCGTCCAGGTCGGCTCGACCTGGAAGCCGTTCGTGCTGGCGGCGGCCATGGAATACGGCACCCAGAACTCCAAGGGCCGGGGGATCTCGGCCGACAGCAAGTATCAGGCGAACGACCTCACGGTGATCAACAACCGTGCGGGCGAGCCGCTGCGCGACGGCTCCGGCAAGCCGTTCCGGCAGAAGAACGAGAGCCCGACCGCTTACGGCTACGTGACCCTGAACGAGGCGATGGAGAAGTCCATCAACGTCCCCTTCGCCCAGCTCGTCTTCGACGTCGGACACGACAAGGTGAGGGACGTCGCCGCGGCTGCCGGCATCCTGCCGGACTCCATGGACCCGAACCCCAACGCCTCCTTCGCCCTGGGCACCTCGACCCCCAGCGCCATCCGGATGGCCAACTCGTACGCCACCTTCGCCGCCTCCGGCGTTCACCACGAGCAGTACTCGGTGACCAGCGTCCAGAAGATGGGCAAGGACCTGCCGGACTTCGGTCCTCCCAAGGGCAAGCGGGCCATGGACGACTCGATCGCGGACAACATCACCAAGGTCCTGGAGAACGTCGTCGAGAACGGCACCGGTACGAAGGCCAAGAAGCTCGGCCGGCCGGCCGCGGGCAAGACCGGTACCACCGACAAGAACATGTCGGCCTGGTTCGTCGGCTACACCCCCGAGCTGTCCACCTCCGTGGCGCTGTTCCGCTCGGACCCGAGCGCGAAGAAGAAGGAACTGATCTCGATGGAGGGCGTGGCGGGCATTCCCTCCGTCCACGGTGGCGACATCCCGGCCGAGATCTGGACCAAGTACATGAAGGAGGCGCTGAACGGCGTCAAGGAGTCGAAGTTCCCGGAGCCCGAAGACCTCGGTGTCGTCGCGGACGCCTCCGGAGCCCCCTCGCCCACGCCGTCCCCCTCCCCGTCCCCCTCCCCTTCGCCGTCTCCGTCGAACTCGCCCTCCCCGAGCCCGTCCCCCAGCCCGAGCCCGTCGCGCGGCGGCAAGCCGACCTGCAAGCCGTGGGCCATCTGCGACCCGGACCCCAGCCCCAGCTCCTCCAAGTCCCCCTCGCCCTCACCCAGCAAGTCGAGCGGCGGAGGCCGGCCGGGCGGCGCGACGAACGGCGGCGGTGACGGCTTCCCGATAGGGGGCTCCACGGGCGGCTGACCGGCCGCCCCAGGACACGGCAGGAGAGGGCCGTCGCACCGAGTGCGGCGGCCCTCTCGCACGCTGTCCTGGGAGGGGGCGGCGCCGTACGGCAGGATG
Protein-coding sequences here:
- a CDS encoding transglycosylase domain-containing protein; the protein is MSEHRRKPQQPQSGGRAAARRAAQQRPSRGAGRDVPTASPSGSYGQQPGHGSRADARRAAGRAPAGRGRGAAGAGRPKRFINYPRGEKTGWQRFVPSWKLVCGSILGFFAMITAGAGIGIAMVNTPDVNKTAKAQNNVFYWEDGTQMVATGGSVNRQIVPIDKIPRSMQNAVIAAENESFDSDKGVDPMGIARAVWNMAKGGSTQGGSTITQQYVKNQYLDADQTLKRKVTELFISIKLGTTEEKNVILAGYLNTAYYGRDAYGIQAAARAYFGKDCNDLTPSESAFLAAVLKGPNLYNPDGGIGSAATPEQNTKRAQDRWTWVLNREVTVGRMQQAERDKYKTFPTFVESAQAAGMTGQIGYLVDTANLYLAKKGVKAEDLAKGGYQIHTTFKKSKVDALVKAVENTRDGLLDEKKRPKTDTFVQFGAASVDVKTGALVALYGGPGIDKKHFNNNANTSGVQVGSTWKPFVLAAAMEYGTQNSKGRGISADSKYQANDLTVINNRAGEPLRDGSGKPFRQKNESPTAYGYVTLNEAMEKSINVPFAQLVFDVGHDKVRDVAAAAGILPDSMDPNPNASFALGTSTPSAIRMANSYATFAASGVHHEQYSVTSVQKMGKDLPDFGPPKGKRAMDDSIADNITKVLENVVENGTGTKAKKLGRPAAGKTGTTDKNMSAWFVGYTPELSTSVALFRSDPSAKKKELISMEGVAGIPSVHGGDIPAEIWTKYMKEALNGVKESKFPEPEDLGVVADASGAPSPTPSPSPSPSPSPSPSNSPSPSPSPSPSPSRGGKPTCKPWAICDPDPSPSSSKSPSPSPSKSSGGGRPGGATNGGGDGFPIGGSTGG